A genomic window from Xyrauchen texanus isolate HMW12.3.18 chromosome 15, RBS_HiC_50CHRs, whole genome shotgun sequence includes:
- the si:ch73-31d8.2 gene encoding uncharacterized protein si:ch73-31d8.2 codes for MEDAGFEFEGEELWHMGPADYRVRRRLPEFAADWTLASDLPSQVQHHSNTCFYNIPRCIAGENDPSESIEVEKQEDPREVETAVLVAGIVVGFLGLVAGIVFIVMSKMEPPAV; via the exons ATGGAAGATGCTGGCTTTGAGTTTGAAGGTGAGGAACTCTGGCACATGGGTCCTGCAGACTACAGAGTGAGGCGACGCTTACCAGAGTTTGCAGCAGACTGGACCCTTGCCAGCGATCTGCCCTCTCAAGTAcaacatcactccaacacttgcTTCTACAATATTCCTCGCTGTATTGCAGGAGAAAATGATCCATCAGAATCCATTG AGGTGGAGAAGCAGGAAGACCCTCGAGAGGTTGAAACAGCAGTGCTGGTGGCCGGGATTGTTGTGGGGTTTCTGGGACTGGTGGCTGGAATTGTTTTTATCGTAATGAGTAAGATGGAGCCACCAGCTGTATGA